Proteins encoded within one genomic window of Apis mellifera strain DH4 linkage group LG1, Amel_HAv3.1, whole genome shotgun sequence:
- the LOC551837 gene encoding long-chain-fatty-acid--CoA ligase ACSBG2 isoform X2, with amino-acid sequence MKSETGLDGPDQILPADSFKTTEHNGRVRIQLNNEDVNSMPISIPGLMSNTAKKYSNHLALVTRPDENGIRKTYTYSEYENQVRTVAKAFLKLGLERYHGVCILGFNSPEWLFANLGAIYAGGFAVGIYTTNNPEACQHCAIISKANIIVVENTKQLEKILQIKHNLPHLKVIVQYEGKPEEKDILSWNDLIKIGEAESDVKLNEVLKTIAVNECCTLVFTSGTVGNPKAVMLSHDNFLSNVRSMSMALELKEGYETLVSYLPLSHVAAQVVDIYFMLYIAGTIYFADQNALKGSLVNTLLVARPTTFVGVPRVWEKIYEKMQAVAANNGFIKTWIASWAKSQALYYNINKMNGNDRKHWSYIIAKCLVFNKIRAALGLDRCKMCISAAAPLSSEIKQYFLSLDIPILDAYGMSECSGAHTVNTPVNLKLNSVGRPIFGLNTKLYNPDSNGEGEICMSGRHIFMGYLNEPQKTNEVLDADGWLHSGDLGKFDSDGFLYITGRIKELIITAGGENVPPIYIEQLVLAELSILSNALLIGDKRKYLTMLVTLKTEINAETGAPKDNFTLNTLKWLQSIGSTSKTVSEVLEKHDPFVYEEIDKAIKRANTKVISHAQRVQKFQILPHDFSIVTGELGPTLKVKRNIVYKMYENLIEDMYK; translated from the exons atgaaaag CGAAACTGGTCTTGATG gacCTGATCAAATTTTACCTGCTGATAGTTTTAAGACCACAGAACACAATGGACGTGTacgaatacaattaaataatgaagatgTTAATTCAATGCCTATATCAATTCCTGGATTAATGTCAAATACAgcaaagaaatattctaatcATTTAGCTTTGGTGACAAGACCTGATGAAAATGGTATAAGaaaaacatatacatatag tgaaTATGAAAATCAAGTGAGAACTGTAGCCAAAGCTTTCTTAAAATTGGGTTTAGAAAGGTATCATGGAGTTTGCATTTTAGGATTTAATAGCCCAGAATGGCTTTTTGCAAATCTTGGTGCAATATATGCAGg aggaTTTGCAGTTGGAATATATACTACAAATAATCCAGAAGCATGTCAACATTGTGCTATAATCAGCAAGGCAAATATAATAGTTGTTGAAAATACaaaacaattagaaaaaatactacaaataaaacataatcttCCCCATTTGAAAGTAATTGTTCAATACGAAGGCAAAccagaagaaaaagatattttaagt tGGAAtgacttaataaaaattggcgAAGCAGAATCTGATGTCAAATTAAATgaagttttaaaaacaattgctGTAAATGAATGCTGCACTTTGGTTTTTACA tcAGGTACTGTTGGAAATCCAAAAGCTGTAATGTTAAgtcatgataattttttatccaatgTTCGAAGTATGAGTATGGCTTTGGAATTGAAAGAAGGTTACGAAACTTTAGTTAGTTATTTACCATTATCTCATGTTGCAGCAcag gtagttgatatatatttcatgttaTATATAGCTGGCACAATATATTTCGCAGACCAAAATGCACTTAAAGGTAGTTTAGTTAATACTTTGCTTGTGGCACGACCTACCACATTTGTAGGTGTACCAAGAGTATGGGAaaagatttatgaaaaaatgcaAGCAGTTGCAGCTAATAAtggatttattaaaacatggaTTGCTTCATGGGCAAAATCACAAgcactttattataatataaataaaatgaatggcAATGATCGCAAACATTGGAGCTATATAATTGCTAAATGtctagtttttaataaaataagagcaGCACTAGGTTTGGATAGATGTAAAATGTGTATTAGTGCAGCAGCACCTTTAAGTtccgaaattaaacaatattttttaagtttagaTATTCCTATATTAGATGCATATGGAATGTCTGAATGCAGTGGTGCACACACTGTGAACACACCAGTAAATTTGAA aTTAAATAGTGTTGGTCGACCTATATTTGGACTTaacacaaaattatataatccagATAGCAATGGTGAAGGAGAAATTTGTATGTCTGGAAGACATATATTTATGGGATATTTAAATGAACCTCAAAAAACAAATGAAGTATTGGATGCAGATGGTTGGTTACATTCTGGTGATTTAGGAAAATTTGATTCAGAtggatttttgtatatcacaG gaagaatcaaagaattaattatcacTGCTGGAGGAGAAAATGTACCACCAATTTATATAGAACAGTTAGTATTAGCTGAACTATCTATATTAAGTAATGCTTTATTAATTGgagataaacgaaaatatctTACTATGTTAGTTACTCTAAAG actGAAATTAATGCTGAAACTGGTGCTCCAAAAGATAACTTCactttaaatactttaaaatggTTACAATCTATTGGAAGTACATCAAAAACAGTTTCAGAAGTTTTAGAAAAACATGATCCATTT gtatatgaagaaattgataaagcaATTAAAAGAGCAAATACTAAAGTAATAAGTCATGCACAAAGagtacaaaaatttcaaattttgccgcacgatttttcaattgttacTGGAGAATTGGGACCAACACTTaaagttaaaagaaatattgtttataaaatgtatgaaaatttgatagaagacatgtataaataa
- the LOC100577648 gene encoding uncharacterized protein LOC100577648: MEYNSEVESSLQTDSILSTASSTKYREEIISIEEQTLLNFLQKGILETSEENIAFGKQILPLLNKLNLEPQSLPNDIKEGLQKIALVLRYEKLSDFNDVTLNIVNERKKIEEKKKQHEEKQLALLYDDLFRKYSTFSKKLNYLQEAVSSLENFIEKSQKEQEDIYCNHASLSTKLKEYQQTVEKLETDLIDMQVEDLYPTKILNKYHRYLEMSGELAELNHYLSQYKDLPPNLLQAKALVDVKRKEYETLKNALLDKTNYYLE, from the exons ATGGAGTATAACAGTGAG gTAGAATCGTCTTTACAAACTGATTCTATTTTAAGTACTGCATCGAGTACAAAATATcgtgaagaaattatttctatagaggaacaaacattattaaattttttgcaaaaaggAATATTGGAAACAAGTGAAGAAAATATAGCTTTtggaaaacaaatattaccattattgaataaattaaatttggaacCACAATCTTTGCCCAATGACATCAAGGAAGGATTGCAAAAAATAGCTTTAGTATtaagatatgaaaaattgagtGATTTTAATGATGTTACATTGAATATagtaaatgaaagaaagaaaatagaagaaaagaaaaaacagcaTGAAGAGAAACAGTTGGCATTATTATATGATgatctttttagaaaatattccactttttcaaaaaaactcAATTATTTACAAGAAGCTGTAAGTTCTCTTGAAAACTTTATTGAGAAATCTcaaaaagaacaagaagatatttattgtaatcatGCTTCATTAtctacaaaattaaaagaatatcagCAAActgtagaaaaattagaaactgACTTAATAGATATGCAAGTTGAAGATCTTTAccctacaaaaatattaaataaatatcatagatATTTAGAAATGTCTGGTGAATTAGCGGAACTTAATCATTATCTTAGTCAATATAAAGACTTGCCACCAAATTTGCTACAAGCTAAAGCTTTAGTTGATGTTAAacgaaaagaatatgaaacttTGAAGAATGCATTATTAgacaaaacaaattattatcttgaatGA
- the LOC551837 gene encoding long-chain-fatty-acid--CoA ligase ACSBG2 isoform X3, which translates to MPISIPGLMSNTAKKYSNHLALVTRPDENGIRKTYTYSEYENQVRTVAKAFLKLGLERYHGVCILGFNSPEWLFANLGAIYAGGFAVGIYTTNNPEACQHCAIISKANIIVVENTKQLEKILQIKHNLPHLKVIVQYEGKPEEKDILSWNDLIKIGEAESDVKLNEVLKTIAVNECCTLVFTSGTVGNPKAVMLSHDNFLSNVRSMSMALELKEGYETLVSYLPLSHVAAQVVDIYFMLYIAGTIYFADQNALKGSLVNTLLVARPTTFVGVPRVWEKIYEKMQAVAANNGFIKTWIASWAKSQALYYNINKMNGNDRKHWSYIIAKCLVFNKIRAALGLDRCKMCISAAAPLSSEIKQYFLSLDIPILDAYGMSECSGAHTVNTPVNLKLNSVGRPIFGLNTKLYNPDSNGEGEICMSGRHIFMGYLNEPQKTNEVLDADGWLHSGDLGKFDSDGFLYITGRIKELIITAGGENVPPIYIEQLVLAELSILSNALLIGDKRKYLTMLVTLKTEINAETGAPKDNFTLNTLKWLQSIGSTSKTVSEVLEKHDPFVYEEIDKAIKRANTKVISHAQRVQKFQILPHDFSIVTGELGPTLKVKRNIVYKMYENLIEDMYK; encoded by the exons ATGCCTATATCAATTCCTGGATTAATGTCAAATACAgcaaagaaatattctaatcATTTAGCTTTGGTGACAAGACCTGATGAAAATGGTATAAGaaaaacatatacatatag tgaaTATGAAAATCAAGTGAGAACTGTAGCCAAAGCTTTCTTAAAATTGGGTTTAGAAAGGTATCATGGAGTTTGCATTTTAGGATTTAATAGCCCAGAATGGCTTTTTGCAAATCTTGGTGCAATATATGCAGg aggaTTTGCAGTTGGAATATATACTACAAATAATCCAGAAGCATGTCAACATTGTGCTATAATCAGCAAGGCAAATATAATAGTTGTTGAAAATACaaaacaattagaaaaaatactacaaataaaacataatcttCCCCATTTGAAAGTAATTGTTCAATACGAAGGCAAAccagaagaaaaagatattttaagt tGGAAtgacttaataaaaattggcgAAGCAGAATCTGATGTCAAATTAAATgaagttttaaaaacaattgctGTAAATGAATGCTGCACTTTGGTTTTTACA tcAGGTACTGTTGGAAATCCAAAAGCTGTAATGTTAAgtcatgataattttttatccaatgTTCGAAGTATGAGTATGGCTTTGGAATTGAAAGAAGGTTACGAAACTTTAGTTAGTTATTTACCATTATCTCATGTTGCAGCAcag gtagttgatatatatttcatgttaTATATAGCTGGCACAATATATTTCGCAGACCAAAATGCACTTAAAGGTAGTTTAGTTAATACTTTGCTTGTGGCACGACCTACCACATTTGTAGGTGTACCAAGAGTATGGGAaaagatttatgaaaaaatgcaAGCAGTTGCAGCTAATAAtggatttattaaaacatggaTTGCTTCATGGGCAAAATCACAAgcactttattataatataaataaaatgaatggcAATGATCGCAAACATTGGAGCTATATAATTGCTAAATGtctagtttttaataaaataagagcaGCACTAGGTTTGGATAGATGTAAAATGTGTATTAGTGCAGCAGCACCTTTAAGTtccgaaattaaacaatattttttaagtttagaTATTCCTATATTAGATGCATATGGAATGTCTGAATGCAGTGGTGCACACACTGTGAACACACCAGTAAATTTGAA aTTAAATAGTGTTGGTCGACCTATATTTGGACTTaacacaaaattatataatccagATAGCAATGGTGAAGGAGAAATTTGTATGTCTGGAAGACATATATTTATGGGATATTTAAATGAACCTCAAAAAACAAATGAAGTATTGGATGCAGATGGTTGGTTACATTCTGGTGATTTAGGAAAATTTGATTCAGAtggatttttgtatatcacaG gaagaatcaaagaattaattatcacTGCTGGAGGAGAAAATGTACCACCAATTTATATAGAACAGTTAGTATTAGCTGAACTATCTATATTAAGTAATGCTTTATTAATTGgagataaacgaaaatatctTACTATGTTAGTTACTCTAAAG actGAAATTAATGCTGAAACTGGTGCTCCAAAAGATAACTTCactttaaatactttaaaatggTTACAATCTATTGGAAGTACATCAAAAACAGTTTCAGAAGTTTTAGAAAAACATGATCCATTT gtatatgaagaaattgataaagcaATTAAAAGAGCAAATACTAAAGTAATAAGTCATGCACAAAGagtacaaaaatttcaaattttgccgcacgatttttcaattgttacTGGAGAATTGGGACCAACACTTaaagttaaaagaaatattgtttataaaatgtatgaaaatttgatagaagacatgtataaataa
- the LOC551837 gene encoding very long-chain-fatty-acid--CoA ligase bubblegum isoform X1 translates to MTTMQPIQTNGIIKDFMINEKDNIKDKNFIHYSETGLDGPDQILPADSFKTTEHNGRVRIQLNNEDVNSMPISIPGLMSNTAKKYSNHLALVTRPDENGIRKTYTYSEYENQVRTVAKAFLKLGLERYHGVCILGFNSPEWLFANLGAIYAGGFAVGIYTTNNPEACQHCAIISKANIIVVENTKQLEKILQIKHNLPHLKVIVQYEGKPEEKDILSWNDLIKIGEAESDVKLNEVLKTIAVNECCTLVFTSGTVGNPKAVMLSHDNFLSNVRSMSMALELKEGYETLVSYLPLSHVAAQVVDIYFMLYIAGTIYFADQNALKGSLVNTLLVARPTTFVGVPRVWEKIYEKMQAVAANNGFIKTWIASWAKSQALYYNINKMNGNDRKHWSYIIAKCLVFNKIRAALGLDRCKMCISAAAPLSSEIKQYFLSLDIPILDAYGMSECSGAHTVNTPVNLKLNSVGRPIFGLNTKLYNPDSNGEGEICMSGRHIFMGYLNEPQKTNEVLDADGWLHSGDLGKFDSDGFLYITGRIKELIITAGGENVPPIYIEQLVLAELSILSNALLIGDKRKYLTMLVTLKTEINAETGAPKDNFTLNTLKWLQSIGSTSKTVSEVLEKHDPFVYEEIDKAIKRANTKVISHAQRVQKFQILPHDFSIVTGELGPTLKVKRNIVYKMYENLIEDMYK, encoded by the exons ATGACGACGATGCAGCCAATTCAaacaaatggaataataaaggattttatgataaatgaaaag gATAATATAaaggacaaaaattttatacattacagCGAAACTGGTCTTGATG gacCTGATCAAATTTTACCTGCTGATAGTTTTAAGACCACAGAACACAATGGACGTGTacgaatacaattaaataatgaagatgTTAATTCAATGCCTATATCAATTCCTGGATTAATGTCAAATACAgcaaagaaatattctaatcATTTAGCTTTGGTGACAAGACCTGATGAAAATGGTATAAGaaaaacatatacatatag tgaaTATGAAAATCAAGTGAGAACTGTAGCCAAAGCTTTCTTAAAATTGGGTTTAGAAAGGTATCATGGAGTTTGCATTTTAGGATTTAATAGCCCAGAATGGCTTTTTGCAAATCTTGGTGCAATATATGCAGg aggaTTTGCAGTTGGAATATATACTACAAATAATCCAGAAGCATGTCAACATTGTGCTATAATCAGCAAGGCAAATATAATAGTTGTTGAAAATACaaaacaattagaaaaaatactacaaataaaacataatcttCCCCATTTGAAAGTAATTGTTCAATACGAAGGCAAAccagaagaaaaagatattttaagt tGGAAtgacttaataaaaattggcgAAGCAGAATCTGATGTCAAATTAAATgaagttttaaaaacaattgctGTAAATGAATGCTGCACTTTGGTTTTTACA tcAGGTACTGTTGGAAATCCAAAAGCTGTAATGTTAAgtcatgataattttttatccaatgTTCGAAGTATGAGTATGGCTTTGGAATTGAAAGAAGGTTACGAAACTTTAGTTAGTTATTTACCATTATCTCATGTTGCAGCAcag gtagttgatatatatttcatgttaTATATAGCTGGCACAATATATTTCGCAGACCAAAATGCACTTAAAGGTAGTTTAGTTAATACTTTGCTTGTGGCACGACCTACCACATTTGTAGGTGTACCAAGAGTATGGGAaaagatttatgaaaaaatgcaAGCAGTTGCAGCTAATAAtggatttattaaaacatggaTTGCTTCATGGGCAAAATCACAAgcactttattataatataaataaaatgaatggcAATGATCGCAAACATTGGAGCTATATAATTGCTAAATGtctagtttttaataaaataagagcaGCACTAGGTTTGGATAGATGTAAAATGTGTATTAGTGCAGCAGCACCTTTAAGTtccgaaattaaacaatattttttaagtttagaTATTCCTATATTAGATGCATATGGAATGTCTGAATGCAGTGGTGCACACACTGTGAACACACCAGTAAATTTGAA aTTAAATAGTGTTGGTCGACCTATATTTGGACTTaacacaaaattatataatccagATAGCAATGGTGAAGGAGAAATTTGTATGTCTGGAAGACATATATTTATGGGATATTTAAATGAACCTCAAAAAACAAATGAAGTATTGGATGCAGATGGTTGGTTACATTCTGGTGATTTAGGAAAATTTGATTCAGAtggatttttgtatatcacaG gaagaatcaaagaattaattatcacTGCTGGAGGAGAAAATGTACCACCAATTTATATAGAACAGTTAGTATTAGCTGAACTATCTATATTAAGTAATGCTTTATTAATTGgagataaacgaaaatatctTACTATGTTAGTTACTCTAAAG actGAAATTAATGCTGAAACTGGTGCTCCAAAAGATAACTTCactttaaatactttaaaatggTTACAATCTATTGGAAGTACATCAAAAACAGTTTCAGAAGTTTTAGAAAAACATGATCCATTT gtatatgaagaaattgataaagcaATTAAAAGAGCAAATACTAAAGTAATAAGTCATGCACAAAGagtacaaaaatttcaaattttgccgcacgatttttcaattgttacTGGAGAATTGGGACCAACACTTaaagttaaaagaaatattgtttataaaatgtatgaaaatttgatagaagacatgtataaataa
- the LOC113218850 gene encoding alpha-endosulfine: MSNDQANELSETVELSSNDIEKIEEAKLRAKFPNTGRPISGHSAFLQKRLAKGQKYFDSGDYQMAKQKYTAKPKPAGVLPTGDAIPTPETVPQRKTSIIQQKFNTTTTS, encoded by the exons ATGAGTAACGATCAAGCAAACGAATTGTCTGAAACAGTTgag ttATCTTCCAATGACATTGAGAAAATAGAAGAAGCAAAATTAAGagcaaaatttccaaatactGGACGTCCAATTAGTGGACATTCAGCATTCCTACAAAAGAGGCTAGCTAAAggg caaaaatattttgattctgGAGATTATCAAATggcaaaacaaaaatatacagCTAAGCCTAAGCCAGCTGGTGTTTTGCCAACAGGTGATGCTATACCTACACCTGAAACAGTACCACAACGAAAAACATCtataattcaacaaaaatttaatacaacaactacatcataa